In the genome of Longimicrobiales bacterium, one region contains:
- the queG gene encoding tRNA epoxyqueuosine(34) reductase QueG — MSLTHRIRERARELGFESVGVAPLRPSDHDAVYRAWIAAGRHGGMDYLAREDAVEARLDPQQKWPELKSAIVMTMRYATSGDENASPGRGIIARYARGRDYHKVMKKRQLELLHWIEQETGQRLEAARAYVDTGPVLERELAQRAGLGWQGRNTMLLQPRLGSYVFLGTLLVELELDYDEPFQRDHCGTCHACVSACPTGALLGRDENGAPVMDARRCISYLTIEQRGPIPVELRPLIGNRVFGCDICQEVCPFSRKFSAPSSEPSFAARGPGEPPFSVEPLPSDGWHPGTEAPSLIDLMSMDQAGWEAFSRGSPVRRPGRAGFLRNVAVALGNWGSPDAVPVLAAALSDPEPLVRGHSAWALGEVGSAEACAALQASVAAERDPVVLKEIEGALERLRSNVK; from the coding sequence ATGTCCCTGACGCACCGCATCCGCGAGCGCGCACGCGAGCTCGGCTTCGAGTCCGTGGGCGTCGCACCCCTGCGCCCCAGCGATCACGACGCCGTCTACCGCGCGTGGATCGCCGCGGGTCGACACGGCGGCATGGACTACCTCGCCCGTGAGGACGCGGTGGAGGCCAGGCTCGACCCGCAGCAGAAATGGCCGGAGCTGAAGAGCGCCATCGTCATGACGATGCGCTACGCGACGTCCGGTGACGAGAACGCGTCGCCCGGGCGTGGCATCATCGCCCGCTACGCACGGGGGCGCGACTACCACAAGGTCATGAAGAAGCGGCAGCTCGAGCTGCTGCACTGGATCGAACAGGAGACGGGACAGCGCCTCGAAGCCGCCCGCGCGTATGTCGATACCGGTCCCGTGCTCGAGCGTGAGCTCGCGCAGCGCGCCGGCCTCGGCTGGCAGGGCAGAAACACGATGCTGCTGCAGCCGCGGCTCGGGTCGTACGTGTTCCTGGGCACGCTGCTCGTGGAGCTGGAGCTCGACTACGACGAGCCGTTCCAGCGCGACCACTGCGGGACGTGCCACGCATGCGTGAGCGCCTGCCCTACCGGCGCGCTGCTCGGCCGCGATGAGAACGGTGCGCCGGTCATGGACGCACGTCGCTGCATCTCCTACCTCACGATCGAGCAGCGCGGGCCGATCCCGGTGGAGCTACGGCCGCTCATCGGGAATCGCGTCTTCGGATGTGATATCTGCCAGGAAGTGTGCCCTTTCAGCCGTAAATTCTCGGCGCCTTCATCGGAGCCGTCGTTCGCGGCACGTGGACCTGGCGAGCCGCCTTTCAGCGTCGAGCCGTTGCCCTCAGACGGATGGCATCCAGGAACCGAAGCTCCGTCACTGATCGACCTCATGTCCATGGACCAGGCAGGCTGGGAGGCGTTCTCCCGAGGCTCACCGGTGCGGCGGCCCGGACGTGCCGGCTTCCTGCGCAACGTCGCCGTGGCGCTCGGGAACTGGGGATCGCCGGATGCAGTCCCGGTGCTGGCCGCGGCGCTCTCGGATCCCGAGCCGTTGGTTCGGGGGCATTCCGCGTGGGCGCTGGGCGAGGTCGGCTCGGCGGAGGCGTGCGCTGCGCTCCAGGCTTCGGTGGCCGCGGAGCGCGACCCGGTCGTCCTGAAGGAGATCGAAGGTGCGCTCGAGCGACTACGCTCGAACGTGAAATAG